A single Triticum dicoccoides isolate Atlit2015 ecotype Zavitan chromosome 2A, WEW_v2.0, whole genome shotgun sequence DNA region contains:
- the LOC119352914 gene encoding F-box only protein 7-like yields MESCSVARIMSLGKLAIHRTYLCTLIFRNLPKLLGFTPRLLKKFCKAEHVELQLTKKTTLGTLPELPPDILMGIFATLEIPDLVRAGSVCSSWRSAYTSLRSLGQYKLQQTPCLLYTSESAGESVACLYSLAEKRSYKLTLPEPPIRTRCLIGSSHGWLVTVDDRSEMHLVNPITCEQIALPSVITIEQVNPIVDEYGALHKYEFSRHTGTRGAYRSPSIFALDKLRHELHYKAFVFPDTSTGSYIVVLIHNPVRQLSFARVGDDKWTWLPPHEDYSDCTYKDGLLYAVTGTGELHAFDFSGPVITMEMIISMREMHHCGYMYIAQAPLGDLLLVWRIFQDYDLEPEPGSSVFWNSTEYKIYEFDPLGSKLKEINRLSDHVLFLGHNQSLCLSAEEYPSLSANHAYFTDDNYLWTLGFKNNHRDMGILNLDDNSREDLESPQLWSNFPAPMWITPDLRKMNLASGWIEEN; encoded by the coding sequence ATGGAGTCATGTAGTGTTGCCAGGATAATGAGCTTAGGGAAGCTTGCTATACACAGGACGTATTTGTGCACCCTAATCTTCAGAAATTTGCCAAAGCTGCTAGGCTTCACTCCCAGGTTACTGAAGAAATTCTGCAAAGCTGAACATGTTGAGCTACAACTGACCAAGAAGACTACACTAGGCACACTGCCGGAGCTGCCTCCGGACATCTTGATGGGTATCTTTGCCACCCTTGAGATCCCTGACCTTGTGCGTGCCGGCTCTGTCTGCTCCTCCTGGCGCTCCGCATACACAAGCCTACGGAGCCTTGGGCAGTACAAACTCCAGCAGACGCCATGCCTCCTCTACACTTCCGAATCCGCTGGTGAGAGTGTTGCATGCCTCTACAGCCTCGCGGAGAAGAGGTCGTACAAGTTAACTCTCCCGGAGCCGCCTATACGCACTAGGTGTTTAATCGGGTCCTCACATGGCTGGCTGGTAACTGTTGACGACAGATCTGAGATGCACCTTGTCAATCCCATCACATGTGAACAGATTGCTCTCCCATCAGTGATCACCATCGAGCAGGTGAACCCCATAGTTGATGAGTATGGTGCTCTCCACAAGTATGAGTTCTCAAGGCACACTGGAACCCGTGGTGCTTATAGGTCGCCATCAATCTTTGCTCTTGACAAGCTGCGGCACGAGCTCCACTATAAAGCGTTTGTTTTCCCTGATACATCCACTGGAAGCTACATTGTCGTGCTCATCCATAATCCAGTGCGTCAGCTCTCTTTTGCAAGGGTTGGGGATGATAAGTGGACCTGGCTGCCACCTCATGAAGACTATAGTGACTGCACTTACAAAGATGGCCTGTTGTATGCAGTGACTGGAACCGGAGAACTCCATGCTTTTGATTTCAGTGGGCCTGTTATCACAATGGAGATGATTATAAGTATGCGCGAAATGCATCACTGTGGGTACATGtacattgctcaagctccattgggCGATCTGCTGCTTGTTTGGAGAATCTTTCAGGATTATGATTTAGAACCTGAACCAGGGTCATCTGTGTTTTGGAACAGTACGGAATATAAAATATATGAATTTGACCCTTTGGGAAGTAAACTGAAGGAAATAAATCGCTTGAGTGACCATGTGTTGTTTCTTGGGCATAATCAATCTCTTTGTCTCAGTGCTGAAGAATATCCATCTCTCTCGGCAAATCATGCCTACTTCACTGATGATAATTATTTATGGACATTGGGATTTAAGAATAATCACCGTGATATGGGAATTCTAAACTTGGATGATAATAGCAGGGAGGACCTTGAGTCTCCGCAGCTTTGGTCAAATTTTCCTGCTCCAATGTGGATTACACCTGATCTTAGGAAGATGAACTTGGCTTCAGGATGGATTGAAGAAAACTGA